A stretch of DNA from Vanacampus margaritifer isolate UIUO_Vmar chromosome 1, RoL_Vmar_1.0, whole genome shotgun sequence:
gcaagaccacaacaaaaaagaatgTTATGTATGCtattcacacaaaaacaacaattctgATGTGACGACTTCACTTACCTCTTTCTTTATGCGGTAGTACTCGTCAATGGCGTACTGGTATTTAGGAGCGGTAATGCCAAAAAGAGAGGCGAGTTTCTCTCCCATGTAGTCACACACtgaaggacacacacacacaaacgctctTAATTTGACAAATGTGTCTTTGTGTCATCTGGTTGTGATTTGACAGAAACAGGACAATTCTATTTAGCGTTTTGCcctttctacttttttttttttttttttaaaaatcaacatcCTTTGCAAGAATAATTCtacaatacaataatttttaataaaacaagcaCAGCTCTAAAATTGGAGACTTTCATTCTCCATTCCCagcatgtttatttgtttttggggggaggggagggggatcCTCACACCTTTGGGAGCCCCCCAAAAAGCTGCTGAGTTTGCTTATGGCTCGGGCCAACTCTGTTCTCAGACAATAAGTTAATGTCATTTGTTTACTATTGTGGTCCATTAGCATGTGGGGAGGTATAAAGCTGCACAAGctgtttctttaaaatatttgtttcagtttttctcTGAATCAAAGTGATCATTTTCTCCACGATAGACTTAAATTGTAAAATTCAGCACTGACATTCCACTAACGTCAAATTTGGGGAAGCCACTGAACAAAAAGAATGCGAAGATCAGTAGATATAAGTCTCCCCAACCTCTTTTAAAATGCCAGGTTTGtgtgatattaaaaatagagagagaccaaaataaatatttttttaaccaccaTTAATATCACCTACAAACATTATCTTGAgatctcattttttttcaatatcacaAAAACTTGGCGAACAggagtgtgtagactttttatatccacagtACTGTAAACAGATGGCTAGTATGATAACCAAATGTAAAGGTCCACGTGGACAGTGTTACCCGAGATAGTTGAGGTGGCCATTCTCCACATGTGGAACCAGAAGAAGGGTCCCCAGGTCAGTTTTGACTAGAACACAAATGCGGGGGACATGAGGCTTGTTTCCTTTCACAAATCAGTAGCAgcgttaaatataaaaatacaaagttAATGTCATGAAATGCAAGACTATGACCATACatatttctaaaaatgtatgcaGAGATCTCACAAACTAGATGAACAAAATCGTGTAACTTATTGATGTCTACTTACTGCATCCACAGTAAGCACATTTTTCTCCACGATatcctcttcctcttcatcaGTACTGTACTCCTCCATTGTCTCACCACTAGCAAAGTAGATGGTCCTGCGGGGAATCTTCACACTTCCCTTTCTCTCCCCTGACTTGCCCATCTCCACTCTCTCGAAGTCTCCCACCTCTTCTCGACTCTGAACAGGCGCATGCACAAACCCAATTCATATAACCGTTTAGCCTACATTGCAGTACCAAttgcatctattttttttttaatgacaacttAATCGAAAAAATATCAGAGGACATTATAGCTTACGTCGTGGGCTATAtcgaaaataaagcaaaaacaaaaacaacaaagttgaGGGAAAAGGTAGCTGTAAGTTTAAACTACCTAACGACAATTCAAACCAAAGTggcattaaaaataacaatacattgTCCctatgtgagtgtgaatggttggaTAATGTATCGATGGATGGATAAACATTGTTCGGGGCGTCTTCGTACGGCTAAGGAAGCTAAGGAagtgaatcacaatttttttttaatgcagcagCAGTCTGCTAACGCAAATGTAACCACAACATAAAACGTAACCTTGCCGTGAACTCACCTTATTACCTTCCATAGTTCGTCCCAACGAAACGTTCATATTAGTTAAATATAATGACAAATCTGCCATATCACTAAGCACACTAGCGTCTTAGAACAACCTCGATGTTGTTACTGTTTActcacaccacagacatcataCATACATAGACCAACGTTGGATACAAGCACGTCCGCCATATTTGTTGTGGCACAACTGTCACGTTAGCACTGTAGGGTTTGCAAGGCAAGGCAAGTCAGTTTTATTTcgatagcacatttcatacgcaaagcaactcaatgtgctttacacaagcaaataaacaagcatcaacaaacacaaaaattaacaacattcagaaacaaagcaaagaaaacaaaagtagcctACAGAAATACTAAAAGAACGTACATAAttgacaacataaaaaaaaacattatcagaacattggaaatatatatatttcaaagtaaagaaataagagTAGTTTTCTGAaataagtaaaaagaaaaaatgttttgaacacCTTAATCGAAGATATCGGAGCAAaagctaaaataaatgaataaatagcctggatttaaaagcattaacACTCAGGGTTGACTTCAATTCTGTTGGCAGTTTATTCCaattgtgtgcagcataacggCTAAATGCAACTCCACCTAGGCTCCACCAATTGACCCAAGTCAGCAGAGTAATACAGCAGAgagtaaaactttcattttgtaCATATATGctctacaaaataaataaatacatgaatattgatgtattttccagtaaaatgtgttttggtgTTTGGGGATCAGTGCCATAACGTATAGACAACAAATGTACTGAACTTTAAACAGAAAAAGTGCACAATTAATTCCTCTCAATCACCCAGCCACAGAGACGCTAAAAACGGTATTTGGgaaatccacccatccatccattttaccCAAACCGCTTATTAGATAATCACAAACAatgtacatgtatatcacttttAATCAGATTATTATAAATCCAGTATGTTTAGAATTTAGATAAATCCAAAACAACATATGTATTTTGAGTGTTTACAGCAAACAATGTACAGTGTACGTGTTATACTTACTGTAATgataaatactgaaatattaatattaaacatttaaccGATTTTgagattaacatttttgataTTCAGTTATTCATATCAAATAAACTACAGGACTCGTAGAAATTCTCCCCCTGTGACAGCTGTTTTGGTTTCCCACTGGTTATAAATCGTATGACAAAAATGAGCTTGGCAACTAACAACGGAGTAGTccatttgaaagatttttttacttacaattaatagaaaatacttaTTTGTTTGAAGACTGCTTTAATTGTACATATGGAACTTAACCGGCAAGTcagaagtttttattttttttatgatattagAATGGTCAAATACACTCAAAGGTCATTGCTCAGTCTTAAACCCATGATAACTGACTTGGGGTGTAACGTTTGGAAGCTTCAGCTATTGCTTCACTTTGCCACATTCCAAATGGCGGTGCTGTTAACGTACGATTCAGTGCCAAGGCGGGGTTTACTACAATTGGATGTCTATGGGTACGCGCTACCTTCTTCTTTTTCGTTTTGATTTGATGCTTGCCAAACAACCTCAAGTTCTCAATACCGCCACCCATTGTAAATGAATAACATGGCAATTTTGGCAATCGAGCTCGACGACTAAAGTTGCTTGATTGTAAAATCGCGCTCCTATGGGCCTCTCCCTGTCGCAATTATGTTGCGACTCTCCTGCAACGTAATTGTGTGATATGTTGTACTAGTAATAACCATGCACTACTTAACAGGAGCAGCACTGTACAGGTTTCGAGAGAAAAGGTAGCTAGCCAGAATTAAGGGAAGTttatattttcataataatattatttccAGATCAAACGTAAGGACTCTGCTGTGATAATGATGCCCGCTCCAAactaaaagtaacccaatcctCTAAGCCAACTTTGTTTCAATAAATTAAATGCGTGtagttggtgtaaaaaaaagtatgttaaaaaaagaagaagttaagATTGGTTCTTTAATTTGAAATGCACAACCGGAAGCGTAGTTACATGTACGCTGGCTTGACATCTGCGCGTCAAGAACGATTATTTGGTGTTTTGGTCCAAGCCGAAGCCGCTCAGCAAAATGACGGCAAAGAAGTCTGGCTCACGGTTGGAGACCGAGATAGAGCGGTGCCGTTCAGAGGGACAATGGGATAAGATACCGGAGTTAGTTCGACAACTCTCAGCTAAGCTGATATCAAACGGTGAGATGTATATTTATTCAGTCAAACGTACACGCGGCCTTCCTTCCTATCGGATTCCTCTGTACTTCCTGACAGAGGAAGACGTACAGAGGGTACTTCTGCATCTCTACATTACTTCTAGGCAATGATGCTAAAATTgtcttaatgaaaaaaatatttgaaagtgtTGTCGATATAACGAATACACATTTCAGTTACAGCCAGCAGCTGACTCCCacttcattttagtttgaggCGGAGAATTCTACatagatgtttattttatttgcactgTAATATTTTACGCCACTAGCATGGCAAGTTCAATTCATGTATAGCTATTGTCACGTTATTATAAACTTAGTTGTGTGACTAAAATGACGCAATGCACACATTAGGTTTGCACATTCGTTTATTTTCTGCTCAGCATTTCGATTTAACGATGTCACATCTCCATATCAAATCCAGCAGGGAAttcttacatttaaaatatccaattgcattttattgtaatgCATCGTAGTCTCTTGTACATATGTGTGCATAGTGGCCCTCCTGAAAATGGCAAAACGTCTTTATAGGTTATAGGTCAGTTATTTGTGTATCCCCAGTTAAGCCCttacagcatttttattttagatttgtgCAGGATATGCAGCGTtgaatgaaatggaaaatataTTCCTAAATTATTTTCTCATCCCTCCAGTCACACTGGTAGTGAAAAAATACCGGAACCCTGCCTGcataaatgtctttaaaaatgCTGCCGCTGTGGAATGCAATTTACTCATAATAACAACAAGCTTTGCTCACCGACTGGGATCAGCAGTAGGATTACTTGTCATAATTCGGGTTGGTATGTTTATAGGAATAGTACGGTGCTGTCATGCACATCTCGGTTAATTTTAGTCCACAGCACCATTGCCTCACAGCTGCATTTTCTGTCCATTCAATTACagatatacaaatattttttcctgtgtcCAGATGACCTTGGAGAG
This window harbors:
- the fam177a1 gene encoding protein FAM177A1, with translation MADLSLYLTNMNVSLGRTMEGNKSREEVGDFERVEMGKSGERKGSVKIPRRTIYFASGETMEEYSTDEEEEDIVEKNVLTVDASKLTWGPFFWFHMWRMATSTISVCDYMGEKLASLFGITAPKYQYAIDEYYRIKKEQEEEEEENRLADDAERQFAEKQRSEMKDPAPPSVEQPEALGTSFVNVSFDHQPEEALNTPDINRAPCPLPS